A stretch of the Polaribacter pacificus genome encodes the following:
- a CDS encoding DUF4260 domain-containing protein: protein MKLLLKLEELASLFLAIYLFNLLSYDWWWYAIFFLAPDISFVAYAINPKIGAFFYNLLHHKAVAIVVYFLGIYFLNEPLQFAGLVLFGHSSFDRVLGYGLKYSDSFNHTHLGLIKKE, encoded by the coding sequence ATGAAACTGCTTTTAAAACTCGAAGAACTAGCTTCACTTTTTTTGGCAATTTATTTGTTTAACCTACTAAGCTATGATTGGTGGTGGTACGCCATCTTTTTTTTAGCACCAGATATTAGTTTTGTTGCCTACGCCATCAATCCAAAAATTGGAGCATTTTTCTATAACCTTTTGCATCACAAAGCGGTTGCAATTGTTGTTTATTTCTTGGGGATTTATTTTTTAAATGAGCCCCTACAGTTTGCCGGACTCGTCTTGTTTGGTCATTCATCCTTTGATAGAGTATTGGGTTATGGTTTAAAATACTCCGATAGTTTTAATCATACCCATTTGGGATTAATAAAAAAAGAATGA
- a CDS encoding GNAT family N-acetyltransferase, with the protein MITISKDKSKLQIAVIHQYLTESYWGKGRSIEAVQKTIDHCLCYGVYLEGKQIGFARIATDYTVFAYLMDVFILPKFQGKGYSKQLMQTLINDAELETCTVWMLKTSDAHGLYEQFGFTDLKNPTKVMERLL; encoded by the coding sequence ATGATCACTATTTCTAAAGACAAATCCAAGCTTCAAATAGCTGTAATTCATCAGTATTTAACAGAAAGTTATTGGGGAAAAGGCAGAAGTATAGAGGCTGTTCAGAAAACTATTGACCACTGTTTGTGTTATGGAGTGTATCTAGAAGGCAAGCAAATTGGTTTTGCAAGAATTGCAACTGATTATACCGTATTTGCCTATTTAATGGACGTTTTTATTCTGCCAAAATTTCAAGGCAAAGGCTACTCTAAACAACTAATGCAGACACTGATCAATGATGCTGAGTTAGAGACCTGTACTGTTTGGATGTTAAAAACTTCTGATGCTCATGGGTTGTATGAGCAATTTGGGTTTACGGACTTAAAAAATCCGACCAAAGTCATGGAGCGCCTCCTGTAA
- a CDS encoding branched-chain amino acid aminotransferase, which yields MSSTLQIQRIKESKRSLVDFDNLQFGSQFSDHMFVCDYKDGSWQNPSIEPYAPISLDPSAKIFHYGQSIFEGMKAYKDEQKNTLLFRPLDNIKRLNISAKRLVIPEFPEDLFMQGLTELLKIDDQWIPTKEGSSLYIRPFIFATGSGFHASPSTEYKLIIATAPSGAYFAGKVRVLIEEHYARSANGGVGFAKAGGNYAGQFYPTQLAIEKGYNQVIWTDDTSHEYIEEAGAMNIFIRINDTLLTSPTSDRILDGITRKSIIQIAKDAGISVDIRKVTVNEVIAAAKSGELKELFGAGTAAVISPIAAFGYQGTDYDLPDLENSYASLLKKKITDIQTNKSEDPYGWRVLIK from the coding sequence ATGAGTTCAACACTACAAATACAACGTATTAAAGAATCTAAAAGATCACTTGTAGATTTTGATAATCTACAATTTGGAAGCCAATTTTCTGATCATATGTTTGTATGTGATTATAAAGATGGCTCATGGCAGAACCCAAGTATTGAGCCTTATGCTCCTATTTCTTTAGATCCTTCAGCTAAGATTTTCCACTATGGACAATCTATTTTTGAAGGAATGAAAGCCTATAAAGACGAACAAAAAAACACCTTGTTGTTTAGACCATTAGACAACATCAAACGCTTAAATATTTCTGCAAAAAGATTGGTTATTCCAGAATTTCCAGAAGACCTTTTTATGCAGGGACTTACAGAGCTATTAAAAATTGACGACCAATGGATTCCGACTAAAGAAGGAAGCTCATTATATATTAGACCTTTTATTTTTGCAACAGGTAGTGGCTTTCACGCCTCTCCTTCTACAGAGTACAAACTAATCATTGCAACTGCTCCATCTGGCGCTTATTTTGCCGGAAAAGTTCGAGTTTTGATTGAAGAGCACTATGCTAGATCTGCAAACGGAGGTGTTGGTTTTGCTAAAGCTGGAGGTAATTATGCAGGACAGTTTTACCCAACGCAATTGGCTATCGAAAAAGGCTATAATCAAGTTATTTGGACAGATGACACAAGTCATGAGTACATAGAAGAAGCAGGTGCAATGAATATTTTTATTCGCATCAATGACACACTATTAACTAGCCCAACAAGTGATCGAATCTTAGACGGTATTACACGTAAAAGTATTATTCAGATTGCAAAGGACGCTGGCATCTCTGTTGATATTAGAAAAGTAACCGTTAATGAAGTAATCGCTGCTGCAAAAAGTGGTGAACTAAAAGAATTGTTTGGAGCAGGTACCGCTGCGGTCATCTCTCCCATTGCTGCCTTTGGTTATCAAGGTACAGATTATGATTTGCCTGATTTAGAAAACAGTTACGCGAGTCTTCTCAAGAAAAAAATCACAGATATCCAGACCAATAAATCAGAAGACCCATACGGTTGGCGCGTACTGATTAAGTAA
- a CDS encoding DUF6789 family protein encodes MNTKIKKSILAGIIGTAIMTLVIMIAPLMGMPKMSPPKMLSEMLGIPIFLGWVMHFMTGILFAFVYTYLCIFKHKIKNSWVKGAVFGIIAFVFAQIMMGVMGMMLPMPKMEGSMALTAMGSLVGHIIFGMVVAKIVGDTYCANGTCKTKTA; translated from the coding sequence ATGAATACAAAAATTAAAAAATCAATTTTAGCGGGAATTATAGGTACAGCCATAATGACCTTGGTGATAATGATTGCACCCTTGATGGGAATGCCTAAAATGTCTCCACCAAAAATGCTCTCAGAAATGCTAGGCATACCTATTTTTTTAGGTTGGGTAATGCACTTTATGACTGGAATATTATTTGCGTTTGTTTACACCTATTTGTGCATTTTTAAACACAAGATCAAAAACAGTTGGGTAAAAGGTGCCGTATTTGGAATTATTGCCTTTGTTTTTGCGCAAATTATGATGGGAGTAATGGGAATGATGCTTCCGATGCCTAAAATGGAAGGATCTATGGCACTAACTGCAATGGGTAGTTTAGTAGGTCATATCATTTTTGGAATGGTCGTGGCAAAAATCGTTGGTGATACTTATTGTGCTAATGGAACATGTAAAACAAAAACAGCATAA
- a CDS encoding DUF4920 domain-containing protein: MKNSIRLSLLVLLLIAACKEAKTTENTTTSVVRYESFGAEINEKDALDEKAMYGKYSNLKMGDTIQVKFASKINEVCSKKGCWMKLSLPDGSETMVTFKDYEFFMPLDSQDSEVIVNGKAFVSEISVADLRHFAEDAGKSKEEIAKITEPKVTFAFEADGVLMKK, from the coding sequence ATGAAAAATAGTATCCGATTAAGTCTGCTTGTATTGTTGCTAATTGCAGCTTGTAAAGAAGCAAAAACAACAGAAAATACAACGACATCAGTAGTGCGTTATGAGTCTTTTGGTGCAGAGATCAATGAAAAAGATGCCTTAGATGAAAAAGCCATGTACGGAAAATACAGCAATTTAAAGATGGGAGATACCATCCAAGTTAAATTTGCTTCAAAAATTAATGAGGTATGTTCAAAAAAAGGATGTTGGATGAAATTGTCTCTTCCTGATGGATCTGAGACCATGGTAACCTTTAAAGACTATGAATTTTTTATGCCTTTAGATTCTCAAGACAGCGAAGTGATTGTTAATGGGAAAGCTTTTGTGTCTGAAATTTCTGTAGCAGATTTAAGACACTTTGCAGAAGATGCAGGGAAATCAAAAGAAGAAATAGCTAAAATTACTGAACCTAAAGTTACCTTTGCTTTTGAAGCTGATGGTGTTTTGATGAAAAAATAA
- the ruvC gene encoding crossover junction endodeoxyribonuclease RuvC has protein sequence MSTEKIILGIDPGTTIMGFGLIKIVGKKMEFIQMNELLLQKYDDHYIKLKLIFERTIELIETYHPDEIAIEAPFFGKNVQSMLKLGRAQGVAMAAGLSREIPITEYLPKKIKMAITGNGNASKEQVALMLKSLLNLKTLPKNLDATDGLAAAVCHFYNAGKVEGSKNYSGWDSFVKQNPKKVKS, from the coding sequence TTGAGCACAGAAAAAATCATATTAGGAATCGATCCAGGAACCACAATTATGGGCTTTGGATTGATTAAGATTGTTGGCAAAAAAATGGAGTTTATTCAAATGAACGAGCTGCTCTTGCAAAAATATGATGACCATTATATAAAGCTTAAACTTATCTTTGAAAGGACTATAGAACTTATAGAAACCTATCATCCAGATGAGATTGCCATTGAGGCTCCTTTCTTTGGTAAAAACGTTCAGAGTATGTTAAAATTGGGTAGAGCTCAAGGAGTGGCTATGGCAGCCGGCTTGTCTAGAGAGATTCCAATTACGGAGTACCTGCCTAAAAAAATTAAGATGGCTATCACCGGAAACGGAAATGCCAGTAAGGAGCAAGTTGCATTGATGCTAAAATCTTTGTTAAACTTAAAAACCTTGCCAAAAAACCTCGATGCAACCGATGGATTAGCCGCTGCTGTTTGTCATTTTTACAATGCAGGAAAGGTTGAAGGTTCAAAAAATTATTCAGGTTGGGATAGTTTTGTCAAGCAGAATCCTAAAAAAGTTAAATCTTAA
- a CDS encoding glycosyltransferase — MIVLAIFIGIYCVLIGLLIIGFDRMPYYKFQEQKAQTGFSVIIPFRNEAAHLNDLLKSIQELNYPNEWVEFILVDDASSDQSQEIINSYTIKNLRSIQNKRFSGSPKKDAITTAISEAKHSWIITTDADCTFPKNWLAVYNQYLIENKCNMLVAPVSYHKNKGFFKEFQFVDFLSLQGATVGGFGWQKPFLCNGANLVYKKDVFEQLNGFDTNNTIASGDDFFLLESFLTQDKVKVHYLKSREALVKTNAVDSLKQLINQRVRWAAKSTHYNLVEAKIIGLFVLLANASLLTLPFFILSDLIAMKVSLVLFLCKCSIDLILLFKTAQMMEQKIDFPSYVLSCFLYPFFSCYVVLRATLGNYQWKDRVFKK, encoded by the coding sequence ATGATCGTCTTAGCAATTTTTATAGGAATCTATTGTGTCTTGATTGGCTTGCTAATCATAGGGTTTGATAGAATGCCTTATTACAAATTTCAAGAGCAGAAAGCGCAAACGGGCTTTAGTGTGATCATCCCTTTTAGAAACGAAGCCGCTCATTTAAACGATTTACTTAAAAGCATCCAAGAATTAAATTACCCTAATGAATGGGTTGAATTTATCCTGGTGGATGATGCATCTTCAGATCAATCACAAGAAATTATCAACAGTTATACTATTAAAAATCTAAGAAGTATTCAAAACAAACGTTTCTCAGGTTCTCCAAAAAAAGATGCGATCACCACTGCTATTTCAGAAGCCAAACACTCATGGATTATAACTACAGATGCAGATTGCACCTTCCCAAAAAACTGGCTTGCTGTATACAATCAATACCTAATAGAAAACAAATGCAATATGCTAGTTGCACCGGTTAGCTATCATAAAAACAAAGGATTTTTTAAAGAATTTCAATTTGTTGATTTCTTAAGCTTACAAGGCGCAACTGTAGGTGGTTTTGGCTGGCAAAAACCTTTTTTGTGTAATGGCGCAAATTTGGTGTATAAAAAAGATGTTTTTGAACAGTTAAATGGCTTTGACACCAACAATACCATAGCTAGTGGCGATGATTTTTTCTTGTTAGAAAGTTTTTTAACACAGGATAAAGTCAAGGTGCATTACCTTAAATCTAGGGAGGCTTTGGTAAAAACAAATGCTGTTGACTCTCTAAAGCAGTTAATCAATCAGCGAGTGCGCTGGGCTGCAAAAAGCACTCATTACAATTTAGTAGAAGCTAAAATAATTGGCCTGTTTGTACTCTTGGCAAACGCCAGTTTACTTACGCTCCCATTTTTTATTTTAAGCGATCTAATCGCTATGAAAGTTTCTTTAGTTCTCTTTCTGTGCAAATGCAGTATTGATCTAATTTTACTCTTTAAAACTGCACAAATGATGGAGCAAAAAATAGACTTTCCAAGTTATGTGTTGAGTTGTTTTCTTTACCCCTTCTTTAGTTGTTATGTGGTACTAAGAGCTACACTAGGCAACTATCAATGGAAAGACAGGGTCTTTAAAAAATAA
- the mnmD gene encoding tRNA (5-methylaminomethyl-2-thiouridine)(34)-methyltransferase MnmD — MKREIRVTLDGSTTLYLPDWDEQYHSKHGAIQEAEHVFLQMGLAACTLQHISILEIGFGTGLNCFMTFLAAQKQQLSIDYVGVEAYPVVQEELDLLNYTTLLAAQKHQAVFDRLHSTSWEEKQEISPTFSLTKKQLSFKDITDQNKYDLIYFDAFGAEHQPELWTVSIFEKMFVALKPKGILTTYAAKGSVRRAMQEVGFLVERLPGPPGKREMLRAIKE, encoded by the coding sequence GTGAAAAGAGAAATAAGAGTCACTTTAGATGGCTCTACGACACTCTATTTGCCCGACTGGGATGAACAGTATCATTCTAAGCACGGTGCCATTCAAGAAGCAGAACATGTCTTTTTGCAAATGGGACTTGCTGCCTGTACTTTGCAACACATTTCAATTTTAGAAATTGGTTTTGGTACTGGGCTTAATTGTTTTATGACTTTTTTAGCCGCTCAAAAACAACAACTTAGCATTGATTATGTTGGGGTAGAGGCTTACCCTGTTGTTCAGGAAGAATTAGATCTGCTTAATTACACTACTCTGTTAGCTGCTCAAAAACACCAAGCAGTTTTTGATCGTTTACACAGTACTAGTTGGGAAGAAAAACAAGAGATTAGCCCTACATTTAGTCTTACTAAAAAACAGTTGTCTTTTAAAGATATCACTGATCAAAACAAGTATGATTTAATTTATTTTGATGCCTTCGGAGCAGAACACCAACCAGAGTTGTGGACGGTCAGTATTTTTGAAAAAATGTTTGTAGCTTTAAAGCCCAAAGGAATATTAACAACCTATGCTGCCAAAGGAAGTGTTCGAAGAGCAATGCAAGAAGTAGGTTTCTTAGTGGAGCGCCTGCCAGGACCTCCCGGAAAGAGAGAAATGCTTCGAGCAATAAAAGAATAA
- a CDS encoding cyclase family protein — translation MLATIKYSSKNHQIDLSKPIDISIPIDPAKKGVNAWYIDDPKIYPVVIEDWIATVAKGASINFNMIEFNPHSHITHTECVGHISKKVHSVNKNLNQFFFYAELITIAPALVDDDFVITKKQLQFALGAKKRDAVVIRTLPNLADKKSTRYSHSNPPYLLEEAAVFLREAGIEHLLIDLPSVDREEDEGLLLSHNAFWNTNGKLRKSATITEFIYVPNTVLDGTYFLNLMIAPFENDATPSKPILYEIIKN, via the coding sequence ATGCTTGCTACAATTAAATACAGTTCAAAAAATCATCAAATAGATCTGTCAAAGCCTATAGACATTTCTATACCTATTGACCCCGCTAAAAAGGGTGTTAATGCCTGGTATATCGATGATCCTAAAATTTATCCTGTTGTTATAGAAGATTGGATTGCAACAGTTGCTAAGGGGGCTTCTATCAATTTCAATATGATAGAATTTAATCCACATTCTCATATTACTCATACAGAATGTGTAGGTCATATTAGCAAAAAAGTACACTCTGTCAATAAAAATTTAAATCAGTTTTTCTTTTATGCAGAGCTTATTACCATTGCGCCAGCTTTGGTAGATGATGATTTTGTAATTACAAAAAAACAGCTTCAATTTGCTTTGGGAGCCAAAAAGAGAGATGCTGTGGTTATTAGAACCTTGCCTAATTTAGCTGATAAAAAATCGACTCGTTACTCGCATAGCAATCCACCATATCTTTTAGAAGAGGCTGCTGTGTTTTTAAGAGAAGCAGGGATTGAGCACCTGCTTATAGACTTGCCTTCTGTTGATCGAGAAGAAGACGAAGGCTTATTGCTTTCTCACAATGCTTTTTGGAATACAAACGGAAAGCTTCGTAAATCTGCAACCATCACAGAATTTATTTATGTACCCAATACCGTACTTGACGGCACATACTTTTTAAATTTGATGATTGCCCCTTTTGAAAACGATGCTACACCTAGTAAACCTATCTTGTATGAAATTATAAAAAATTAA
- a CDS encoding RNA polymerase sigma factor has translation MNTILTDLKTDNNFAFGKLYQDNYVKITKFVKNNSGNQSDAEDLFQDAMMVLVEKLRQDDFQLTASIDTYVYAICKNLWFKKLRNKNFELSVEELQSFDFLNSINEAIEDEKTYLEKLKGYLLNITEHCNRLIQDIFFKEKAIEQIQKDYGYSTRHNAQNQKHKCVEQIRKIKEKEETLKKIY, from the coding sequence ATGAATACTATTTTAACCGATTTAAAGACTGACAACAACTTTGCTTTTGGAAAATTGTATCAAGACAATTATGTGAAAATTACAAAGTTTGTAAAAAACAATAGCGGAAATCAATCAGATGCAGAAGATTTATTTCAAGATGCTATGATGGTACTTGTAGAAAAACTTCGCCAAGACGATTTTCAGCTCACAGCTTCTATAGACACCTACGTCTATGCCATTTGCAAAAACTTATGGTTTAAAAAACTACGAAATAAAAACTTTGAGTTATCTGTTGAAGAACTACAATCTTTTGATTTTTTGAATTCAATTAATGAGGCTATTGAGGATGAAAAAACATATTTAGAAAAGCTTAAAGGATACTTACTCAATATTACCGAACATTGTAACAGGCTTATTCAAGACATTTTTTTTAAAGAAAAAGCGATTGAGCAAATTCAGAAAGATTACGGTTACTCCACACGTCATAATGCTCAAAATCAAAAACATAAGTGCGTTGAGCAAATCCGAAAAATCAAAGAAAAAGAAGAAACTTTAAAAAAAATCTATTGA
- a CDS encoding alpha/beta fold hydrolase, protein MKNKKIKYSIYAALLVVVLLIVGGMYSDIPVAQLKEKYANEYSKFLEIDGMQVHYRDEGKGIPILLIHGTASSLHTWDDWTKELAQNYRVIRLDLPAFGLTGANKNGDYSIKNYVQFLDQFTSKIKLDDFHLGGSSLGGNIAWEYAAKYPQKIKKLVLVDASGLPTNNPQPWIFKLAKTPVLSTVFLYLTPRMVIKDNIKQVYDDDVKITDQLVTRYHDMALRAGNRQAFIDRAKIDFKFDESKYSEKLKSIKAPTLLIWGENDTWIPLDNGRRMDSLLPNSKLVVLKNSGHVSMEENPVESLVIFKAFLENR, encoded by the coding sequence ATGAAAAACAAAAAAATTAAGTACAGTATTTATGCCGCTTTGTTAGTGGTTGTTCTTTTAATAGTTGGTGGAATGTATTCTGATATTCCAGTAGCCCAATTAAAGGAAAAATATGCCAATGAATACTCTAAGTTTCTAGAGATAGATGGCATGCAAGTGCATTATAGAGATGAGGGCAAAGGAATTCCTATTCTGTTGATTCACGGTACAGCTTCTTCTTTGCATACTTGGGATGATTGGACAAAAGAACTTGCCCAGAATTACCGAGTAATCCGTTTGGATTTACCAGCTTTTGGTTTAACTGGAGCCAATAAAAATGGTGATTATTCCATAAAAAATTATGTGCAGTTTTTAGATCAATTTACCTCCAAGATTAAGCTGGATGATTTTCATTTAGGCGGAAGTTCTTTAGGAGGGAATATCGCTTGGGAGTATGCTGCAAAATATCCACAGAAAATTAAAAAATTAGTGCTTGTTGATGCAAGCGGTTTGCCAACAAACAACCCACAACCTTGGATTTTTAAGTTGGCAAAAACACCAGTGTTAAGCACTGTTTTTTTATACCTAACTCCAAGAATGGTCATTAAAGACAATATAAAGCAGGTGTATGATGATGATGTAAAAATTACAGATCAATTGGTTACTCGGTATCATGATATGGCATTGAGAGCAGGTAATAGACAAGCCTTTATTGATAGAGCAAAAATCGATTTTAAATTTGATGAATCTAAATACAGCGAGAAGTTAAAAAGCATAAAAGCACCCACCTTATTGATTTGGGGAGAAAACGATACTTGGATTCCCTTAGACAATGGAAGGCGAATGGATTCTTTACTGCCAAATTCTAAATTAGTGGTTTTAAAAAACTCAGGGCATGTGTCGATGGAAGAAAATCCGGTAGAAAGTTTGGTAATTTTTAAGGCATTCCTAGAGAATCGTTAA
- the hemW gene encoding radical SAM family heme chaperone HemW gives MSGIYIHIPFCKQACFYCDFHFSTTLKKKAALIACLIKEIEIRKEELQDTLIETIYFGGGTPSLLTISELQSIIKSIYQHYKVAEHPEITLEANPDDLSEAVILELAKSPVNRLSIGVQSFFEDDLKQMNRAHNAKEAMNCLSLATEHFDNITVDLIYGIPNMSVEKWKQNLQTVFDFGIHHISSYALTVEPNTALDSFIKNGKYPTLDEALAKEHFDVLVDETSKNGFVHYEISNFGKPAYFSKHNTSYWQGKKYLGIGPSAHSYNKTHRSWNVANNGKYIAALKQNKLPSELELLSVSDQFNEYIMTGMRTIWGISLDFVEANFGSSYVSQLLAMSEKFIDQELLVLKDGKITTTAKGKFLADGLASELFILN, from the coding sequence ATGTCTGGAATTTACATCCATATCCCTTTTTGTAAACAAGCTTGCTTTTATTGCGACTTTCATTTTTCTACAACTTTAAAAAAGAAAGCAGCCTTAATCGCCTGCTTGATAAAAGAAATTGAAATCAGAAAGGAAGAGCTTCAAGATACGCTAATCGAGACCATCTATTTTGGAGGTGGAACACCAAGTTTGCTTACTATTTCTGAACTTCAAAGCATTATTAAAAGTATTTATCAACATTACAAAGTGGCAGAGCATCCAGAAATTACGCTAGAGGCAAACCCTGATGATCTCTCAGAAGCTGTGATTTTAGAACTGGCAAAAAGTCCAGTCAATAGGTTGAGCATAGGTGTGCAATCTTTTTTTGAAGATGATTTAAAACAAATGAATCGCGCGCACAATGCAAAAGAAGCCATGAATTGTTTGTCATTGGCTACGGAACATTTTGACAATATTACCGTAGATTTAATTTACGGAATACCTAACATGTCTGTAGAAAAATGGAAACAGAATTTACAAACAGTTTTTGATTTTGGGATTCATCATATCTCAAGTTATGCCTTAACGGTAGAGCCAAATACGGCACTAGATTCATTTATAAAAAATGGCAAATATCCAACTTTGGACGAGGCCTTGGCCAAGGAACACTTTGATGTCTTGGTAGACGAAACCTCTAAAAATGGTTTTGTGCATTATGAGATCTCAAATTTTGGAAAACCAGCATATTTTTCAAAACACAACACTAGTTATTGGCAAGGAAAAAAATATCTAGGGATTGGACCTTCTGCACATTCCTATAACAAAACGCATAGAAGTTGGAACGTAGCTAATAATGGTAAATACATAGCAGCGCTTAAACAAAACAAGTTGCCATCAGAACTAGAACTCTTGAGTGTCTCAGATCAATTTAATGAGTACATTATGACTGGAATGAGAACCATTTGGGGCATTTCTTTGGATTTTGTGGAAGCTAATTTTGGTAGTTCTTATGTCTCACAATTGCTAGCGATGTCAGAAAAATTTATAGATCAAGAGCTGCTTGTGCTCAAAGATGGTAAAATTACAACCACAGCCAAAGGCAAGTTCTTAGCTGATGGCCTAGCTAGTGAGCTCTTTATTCTAAACTAG
- a CDS encoding YceI family protein, producing the protein MVSIIKTMVLAVAITAMSTLTTNAQTATKWKIDKAHTSVNFSINHFFSAVTGKFSDFDGTIHFDPNNLNGSKADFSVSIKSVNTDDAKRDRHLKSKDFFDAKTYPKMAFKSSKIEKKSDKEYLIYGKLTIRNKTKDVVLPMKITGEMEHPMMKRTLILGVVIDTTIDRTEYGVGTGDWAATMVVGDKVKIHIPIELNRKK; encoded by the coding sequence ATGGTTTCAATAATCAAAACAATGGTTTTAGCAGTAGCAATTACTGCGATGAGTACACTTACTACAAATGCACAAACTGCAACAAAATGGAAAATTGACAAAGCACACACTTCAGTCAATTTTTCAATAAATCACTTCTTTTCTGCAGTTACTGGAAAGTTTTCTGACTTTGACGGAACAATACATTTTGACCCAAACAACTTAAACGGAAGCAAGGCCGATTTCTCGGTATCAATCAAAAGTGTAAACACTGATGATGCAAAAAGAGATAGACATTTAAAATCTAAAGATTTTTTTGATGCAAAGACCTACCCTAAAATGGCTTTTAAATCAAGTAAAATTGAAAAAAAATCTGACAAGGAATATTTAATCTACGGTAAACTCACCATTAGAAATAAAACAAAAGACGTTGTCTTGCCTATGAAAATTACAGGTGAAATGGAACACCCAATGATGAAGCGAACTCTTATTTTAGGAGTTGTTATTGATACGACAATTGATAGAACAGAATACGGAGTTGGGACAGGTGACTGGGCTGCTACTATGGTGGTAGGTGATAAGGTTAAGATCCATATTCCAATAGAACTAAATCGTAAAAAGTAA